A genomic segment from Malus domestica chromosome 05, GDT2T_hap1 encodes:
- the LOC103427258 gene encoding zinc finger CCCH domain-containing protein 4-like, producing MAHSLLKNVEADGWERLDFPIICESCLGDNPYVRMTRADYDKECKICTRPFIIFRWRPGRDARFKKSEICQTCSKLKNVCQVCLLDLEYGLPVQAQTIDELHSLQKKKSAPTTSNNGTYGAAFAITISEEERHKQQLQSISASLASLTRETGPNVV from the exons ATGGCACACAGTTTGCTTAAGAATGTGGAGGCAGATGGTTGGGAACGATTAGATTTTCCCATCATCTGCGAGTCATGCTTGGGAGACAATCCCTACGTCCGGATGACACGAGCTGATTATGACAAGGAGTGTAAGATTTGCACACGTCCGTTCATAATTTTCAGGTGGAGGCCTGGTCGTGATGCGCGATTTAAGAAGTCAGAGATTTGCCAGACGTGCAGTAAGTTGAAAAACGTTTGTCAAGTTTGCCTCTTGGATCTCGAATATGGCTTACCAGTTCAA GCTCAGACAATCGACGAGCTCCACTCGCTGCAGAAAAAGAAGTCGGCACCCACCACCTCTAACAATGGCACTTATGGTGCTGCTTTTGCCATCACCATCTCTGAGGAGGAGCGACACAAGCAGCAGCTCCAGTCCATCAGTGCTTCTTTGGCATCGCTGACGAGAGAGACGGGGCCAAATGTGGTTTGA